The following are from one region of the Bacillus methanolicus MGA3 genome:
- a CDS encoding thiamine diphosphokinase: protein MEINILGGGPEELLPDLSEFQQNGNLWVGVDRGVYTLLSKGITPFMAFGDFDSVTADELKEIEKHVHDLKKFKAEKDETDMELALNWALRQRPEKIRLFGATGGRLDHFLANVQLLLKPVLRNIELNIEIIDKKNHISIKSPGSYEMKIRNDRKYVSFIPMSPFVKGLTLEGFKYPLKDHSIPMGSTLCVSNELISDYGTFSFSEGILMVIRSQD, encoded by the coding sequence ATGGAGATTAACATTCTGGGTGGAGGGCCTGAAGAGTTATTGCCTGATTTGTCCGAGTTTCAACAGAACGGCAATCTATGGGTAGGAGTAGACAGGGGAGTGTATACACTTTTATCTAAAGGCATTACCCCTTTTATGGCATTTGGGGATTTTGATTCTGTAACAGCAGATGAATTAAAGGAAATCGAAAAACATGTGCACGATTTAAAAAAATTCAAGGCTGAAAAGGATGAAACCGATATGGAATTGGCTTTAAATTGGGCGCTCAGGCAGCGGCCAGAAAAAATTCGGCTTTTTGGAGCAACAGGCGGAAGGCTCGATCATTTTTTGGCCAATGTACAGCTTCTTTTGAAGCCAGTATTAAGAAATATTGAATTAAATATAGAAATAATTGATAAAAAGAATCATATTTCAATAAAATCACCTGGCAGTTATGAAATGAAAATACGCAATGATAGAAAATATGTTTCATTCATCCCGATGTCTCCTTTTGTTAAAGGGCTCACCCTCGAAGGCTTTAAATATCCATTAAAAGATCATTCTATACCAATGGGATCAACTCTATGTGTTAGTAATGAACTTATTAGTGATTATGGTACTTTTTCTTTTAGCGAAGGCATATTAATGGTGATAAGGAGTCAAGATTAA
- the spoVM gene encoding stage V sporulation protein SpoVM has product MKFYTIKLPKFLGGLVRAMLGAFKKG; this is encoded by the coding sequence ATGAAATTTTATACGATTAAACTGCCGAAATTTTTAGGCGGTCTTGTCCGTGCAATGTTGGGGGCCTTTAAGAAAGGATAA
- the rpmB gene encoding 50S ribosomal protein L28 — protein MPRQCVITGKKTRSGNSRSHAMNASKRTWGPNLQKVRILVDGKPKRVWVSARALKSGKVQRV, from the coding sequence ATGCCGCGTCAATGTGTAATCACTGGTAAGAAAACTCGTTCCGGTAATTCGCGTTCCCACGCTATGAACGCAAGCAAGCGTACATGGGGTCCAAACCTTCAAAAAGTCCGCATTCTTGTAGACGGAAAGCCTAAACGTGTTTGGGTTTCTGCAAGAGCTCTTAAATCCGGAAAAGTACAAAGAGTGTAA
- a CDS encoding Asp23/Gls24 family envelope stress response protein has protein sequence MSIELRTKYGQIDISNEVIATIAGGAAIDCYGIVGMASKNQIKDGLTEILRKENFTRGVIVRQENDEVHIDMYIIVSYGTKISEVAHNVQSKVKYTLDKTVGLAVDSVNIYVQGVRVTNP, from the coding sequence ATGTCCATTGAACTAAGAACAAAGTACGGGCAAATAGATATTTCGAATGAAGTAATCGCAACAATTGCTGGTGGTGCAGCAATTGACTGCTATGGGATTGTCGGAATGGCTTCGAAAAACCAAATTAAAGATGGTTTGACTGAAATACTGCGAAAAGAAAATTTTACCCGCGGTGTGATCGTTCGCCAGGAAAATGATGAAGTACATATTGACATGTATATTATAGTTAGTTATGGAACGAAAATTTCCGAGGTTGCCCACAACGTACAATCTAAGGTTAAATACACACTTGATAAAACAGTGGGGCTTGCCGTTGACTCGGTAAATATTTACGTTCAAGGTGTTCGTGTAACGAACCCGTAG
- a CDS encoding DAK2 domain-containing protein, with the protein MSITVLDGKRFAEMVIQGANHLAANAKIVDALNVFPVPDGDTGTNMNLSMTSGAKEVKNNVQDHIGKVGTALSRGLLMGARGNSGVILSQLFRGFAKYIENKSQLDGKEFAAALEAGVETAYKAVMKPVEGTILTVAKDAAKKAVQVAKKEKDLVVIMDEVVKEAKASLNRTPDLLPVLKEVGVVDSGGQGLVFVYEGFLSELKGEKLPESASHPSMEELVNAEHHKSAQSHMNTEDIKYGYCTEFMVKFEQEKLKKNPFSEETFRQDLSKYGDSLLVIADEELVKVHIHSEQPGEVLTYGQRYGSLINMKIENMREQHANIVGETKTPLVAEMALQNKEKREYGIVTVSMGSGIAELFRSIGAHAVIEGGQTMNPSTEDIVKAIKNVHAKKVIILPNNKNIVMAAQQAAEVSEEQVVVIPSKTVPQGMSALLAFNPGVELEENEKAMMEAMKHVKTGQITFAVRDTNIDGLEIEKDDFMGIADGKIVIKSKDKVKAAKELLNHMLDEEAEILTILTGEDAKEEEVAKLVEYIESKYKDIEIEVHDGGQPLYSFIFAIE; encoded by the coding sequence GTGTCAATAACAGTTTTAGACGGAAAACGTTTCGCCGAAATGGTTATACAGGGCGCTAATCATTTAGCAGCCAATGCAAAAATAGTGGATGCATTAAACGTTTTTCCTGTTCCCGACGGCGATACGGGAACAAACATGAATTTGTCCATGACTTCCGGAGCAAAGGAAGTTAAAAATAATGTACAGGACCATATTGGGAAAGTAGGAACAGCACTTTCAAGAGGTTTGTTAATGGGAGCTCGCGGAAATTCCGGTGTAATATTATCCCAGCTTTTTCGTGGCTTTGCAAAATATATTGAAAATAAATCTCAATTAGATGGGAAAGAATTTGCCGCTGCATTAGAAGCAGGAGTTGAAACTGCATACAAGGCTGTTATGAAACCAGTCGAAGGGACAATCCTAACTGTTGCGAAAGATGCAGCAAAAAAAGCTGTTCAAGTGGCTAAAAAAGAAAAAGATCTTGTTGTCATAATGGACGAAGTTGTGAAAGAAGCAAAAGCTTCTCTTAACAGAACCCCTGACCTTCTTCCTGTTTTGAAAGAGGTAGGAGTTGTTGATAGCGGCGGACAGGGTCTTGTTTTTGTTTATGAAGGATTTCTTTCAGAATTGAAAGGAGAAAAACTTCCTGAATCCGCATCACATCCAAGCATGGAGGAACTCGTAAACGCCGAACACCATAAAAGTGCCCAAAGCCATATGAATACAGAGGATATAAAATATGGCTACTGTACAGAATTCATGGTCAAGTTTGAACAAGAAAAACTGAAAAAAAATCCATTTTCGGAAGAAACTTTCCGTCAAGACTTAAGTAAATACGGAGATTCCTTGCTTGTCATCGCTGATGAAGAGCTTGTGAAGGTACATATTCATTCAGAACAGCCTGGCGAAGTTTTAACATATGGACAAAGGTACGGAAGCCTTATCAATATGAAAATCGAAAATATGCGAGAGCAGCATGCCAACATTGTCGGTGAAACAAAAACACCATTAGTTGCAGAAATGGCGCTACAGAATAAAGAAAAAAGAGAGTATGGAATAGTCACTGTTTCAATGGGATCCGGCATCGCCGAACTATTCCGAAGCATCGGAGCCCATGCCGTCATCGAAGGCGGACAGACAATGAATCCTAGTACAGAGGATATTGTAAAAGCCATTAAAAATGTACATGCAAAGAAAGTCATTATCCTTCCAAACAATAAAAACATTGTAATGGCCGCACAGCAAGCTGCTGAAGTTTCTGAGGAGCAGGTAGTAGTAATCCCTTCCAAAACAGTGCCTCAGGGAATGTCAGCGCTGCTCGCTTTTAATCCGGGAGTGGAACTTGAAGAAAATGAAAAGGCCATGATGGAAGCAATGAAACATGTAAAAACAGGGCAAATCACGTTTGCTGTACGCGATACAAATATAGACGGTCTAGAAATCGAAAAAGATGATTTTATGGGCATTGCTGATGGAAAAATTGTTATTAAGAGCAAAGATAAAGTGAAAGCAGCAAAGGAGCTGCTTAACCATATGCTTGATGAAGAGGCAGAAATCTTGACAATTTTAACAGGTGAAGATGCTAAAGAAGAAGAAGTAGCCAAGCTTGTTGAATATATTGAAAGTAAGTATAAAGATATTGAAATTGAAGTTCATGACGGCGGACAGCCACTTTATTCATTCATATTTGCGATTGAATGA
- the sdaAB gene encoding L-serine ammonia-lyase, iron-sulfur-dependent subunit beta produces the protein MKYKSVFDIIGPIMIGPSSSHTAGAARIGRVARSLFGREPKWAKISFYGSFAQTYKGHGTDVAIVGGLLDFDTFDERIIKSLEIAKEKGINIEFIEETAVTDHPNTARIRIGDDQGDLELVGISIGGGKIEIIELNGFKLKLSGHHPAILVVHNDRFGAIAAVSNILANHQLNIGHMEVSRKEKGKLALMTIEVDQNIDQHVIQEIEKLPNIIKVTKIVD, from the coding sequence ATGAAATATAAAAGTGTTTTTGATATTATCGGCCCTATCATGATTGGTCCATCAAGTTCCCACACTGCCGGGGCAGCAAGAATAGGACGGGTGGCAAGAAGTCTTTTTGGCCGCGAACCGAAATGGGCAAAAATATCTTTTTATGGCTCGTTTGCCCAAACTTATAAAGGCCATGGGACTGATGTTGCGATTGTAGGCGGCCTTCTCGATTTTGATACTTTTGATGAGCGAATTATAAAATCACTCGAAATTGCAAAAGAGAAAGGTATAAACATTGAGTTTATTGAAGAAACTGCCGTTACCGATCATCCGAATACAGCAAGAATTAGAATCGGAGATGATCAAGGCGATTTAGAACTTGTCGGGATATCGATTGGCGGAGGAAAAATTGAAATTATTGAATTAAATGGTTTTAAGTTAAAGCTGTCAGGCCATCACCCGGCAATCCTTGTTGTTCATAATGACCGATTCGGAGCAATAGCGGCAGTATCAAACATTCTTGCAAATCATCAATTGAATATAGGCCATATGGAAGTTTCTCGAAAGGAAAAAGGGAAGCTTGCATTAATGACGATAGAGGTTGATCAAAACATTGACCAACATGTGATCCAAGAAATAGAAAAATTACCAAACATTATCAAGGTAACAAAAATTGTTGATTAA
- the sdaAA gene encoding L-serine ammonia-lyase, iron-sulfur-dependent, subunit alpha — protein sequence MFRNVAELVELAVRQNKKISEIMIEQEMEVTGRSREEIIAQMEKNLAVMEQAVEKGLKGVMSHSGLTGGDAVLLQKYIEKGNFLSGETILDAVSKAVATNEVNAAMGTICATPTAGSAGVVPGTLFAVKNKLNPTREQMVAFLFTAGAFGYVVANNASISGAAGGCQAEVGSASGMAAAAIVEMAGGTPEQCAEAMAITLKNMLGLVCDPVAGLVEVPCVKRNAMGAANAMVAADMALAGIKSRIPCDEVIDAMFKIGQSMPTALKETAQGGLAATPTGQKLQAKIFGIPLN from the coding sequence ATGTTCCGAAATGTAGCTGAACTGGTAGAACTTGCTGTTCGTCAAAATAAAAAAATTTCCGAAATCATGATTGAACAAGAAATGGAAGTGACCGGCCGATCAAGAGAAGAGATTATAGCCCAGATGGAAAAAAACCTTGCCGTAATGGAACAAGCGGTTGAAAAAGGACTAAAAGGAGTTATGTCGCATTCAGGTTTGACCGGCGGCGATGCTGTTTTATTGCAAAAGTATATTGAAAAAGGGAATTTTTTGTCAGGGGAAACGATTCTAGATGCAGTAAGCAAAGCTGTTGCAACGAATGAAGTAAATGCTGCAATGGGGACCATTTGCGCAACTCCGACTGCCGGTTCAGCTGGTGTAGTTCCCGGGACATTGTTTGCTGTAAAGAATAAATTAAATCCAACAAGAGAACAAATGGTTGCATTTCTTTTTACGGCAGGTGCATTTGGGTACGTAGTTGCAAACAATGCTTCCATTTCAGGTGCTGCTGGCGGATGCCAGGCAGAAGTCGGGTCTGCTTCAGGAATGGCAGCAGCTGCAATCGTAGAAATGGCCGGAGGAACTCCTGAACAATGTGCAGAAGCAATGGCCATAACATTAAAAAATATGCTAGGATTAGTATGTGACCCGGTGGCTGGTTTAGTTGAAGTTCCATGTGTAAAGCGAAACGCTATGGGAGCAGCTAATGCGATGGTCGCTGCGGATATGGCTTTAGCTGGCATTAAAAGCCGAATTCCGTGTGATGAGGTCATTGACGCCATGTTTAAAATTGGCCAATCGATGCCAACGGCACTTAAAGAAACAGCACAGGGAGGTTTGGCGGCAACTCCGACAGGTCAGAAGCTTCAAGCGAAGATCTTCGGAATACCGCTTAATTAA
- the recG gene encoding ATP-dependent DNA helicase RecG — protein sequence MANRCQRHLKKQHREVWRQLRQVRSFKRRSSEYRLIKVNDKLNQSVTAIKGIGEETAQMLAEMNIFTVNDLFEHFPYRYEDYRLRDLAEVKHEERVTVEGKVHSEPSLVYYGRKKSKLTIRLLVNRYLIQVIFFNQPYLKNKIAINDTITITGKWDQHRQTITASSIQMGPYSKTKEFEPVYAVKGKITVKGFRRFMNLAFSQFGEYIHETLPLSLLKKYKLMNRRDAFKMMHFPLTSEDVKQARRRFVYEEFLYFQLKMQALRKFERENSIGVIQKYDLKKVKQFISSLPFSLTKAQKRVTNEILSDMKSPFRMNRLLQGDVGSGKTAVATIALFACVTAGFQGALMVPTEILAEQHAESITRLLEPFGIRCELLTSAIKGKRRREILQLLQAGEIDVLIGTHALIQDEVHFHKLGLVITDEQHRFGVEQRRILREKGENPDVLFMTATPIPRTLAITVFGEMDVSVINEMPAGRKTIETYWAKHEMLDRILAFMEKELSKGRQAYVICPLIEESEKLDVQNAIDVYNQLTGYFQGRYRVGLMHGRLHSEEKEAVMKAFSKNEVHILVSTTVIEVGVNVPNATVMVIYDAERFGLAQLHQLRGRVGRGSEQSYCILLADPKTEVGKERMRIMTETNDGFVLSEKDLELRGPGDFFGKKQSGLPEFKVADMVHDYRALETARNDAARLIQMKEFWEFPEYACLRNHLYQSGALSGEKLD from the coding sequence TTGGCCAATCGATGCCAACGGCACTTAAAGAAACAGCACAGGGAGGTTTGGCGGCAACTCCGACAGGTCAGAAGCTTCAAGCGAAGATCTTCGGAATACCGCTTAATTAAAGTGAATGATAAGCTAAATCAATCTGTAACTGCGATAAAAGGTATTGGTGAAGAAACTGCTCAAATGTTAGCGGAGATGAATATTTTTACGGTTAACGATCTATTTGAACATTTTCCATATCGCTATGAAGATTATCGGCTTCGGGATTTAGCTGAAGTGAAGCATGAGGAAAGAGTAACAGTAGAAGGGAAGGTTCATAGCGAGCCTTCTCTTGTCTATTATGGCAGAAAAAAATCGAAGTTAACAATCAGGTTATTAGTTAATAGATACTTAATACAGGTCATCTTTTTTAATCAGCCTTATTTAAAAAATAAGATTGCCATCAATGACACCATTACTATAACGGGTAAATGGGACCAACACAGGCAAACGATTACGGCGAGCAGCATCCAAATGGGTCCTTATTCAAAGACAAAAGAATTTGAACCTGTCTATGCGGTGAAAGGAAAAATAACGGTTAAAGGCTTCAGAAGATTTATGAATCTTGCTTTCTCTCAATTTGGAGAATATATTCATGAGACCCTTCCCCTTTCTTTATTAAAAAAATACAAACTTATGAATCGCAGAGATGCTTTTAAGATGATGCATTTTCCTTTGACGAGTGAAGATGTTAAGCAGGCAAGACGCCGATTTGTTTATGAAGAATTTTTATATTTTCAATTAAAAATGCAGGCCCTTAGAAAGTTTGAACGGGAAAACTCGATCGGAGTTATTCAAAAATACGATTTGAAAAAGGTAAAACAATTTATTTCTTCTCTGCCTTTTTCGTTGACAAAAGCCCAAAAAAGGGTAACGAATGAAATTCTTTCTGACATGAAATCTCCGTTCCGTATGAATCGTCTTCTACAGGGCGATGTCGGTTCTGGAAAGACGGCGGTGGCAACAATTGCTCTTTTTGCATGTGTTACGGCAGGGTTTCAGGGTGCTTTAATGGTTCCTACTGAAATTTTAGCGGAACAGCATGCTGAATCGATTACAAGATTGCTAGAGCCGTTCGGGATTCGTTGTGAATTGCTGACAAGTGCCATAAAAGGCAAGCGCCGCCGGGAGATTTTACAGTTATTGCAAGCTGGAGAGATTGATGTATTAATCGGAACGCATGCACTTATCCAAGATGAAGTGCATTTTCATAAGCTTGGACTCGTCATTACGGATGAACAGCATCGTTTCGGAGTTGAACAAAGAAGGATTCTTAGAGAAAAAGGAGAGAATCCGGATGTTCTATTTATGACAGCTACCCCGATTCCTAGAACTTTGGCGATTACAGTCTTTGGAGAGATGGATGTTTCAGTTATTAATGAAATGCCTGCAGGGAGAAAAACAATCGAAACGTATTGGGCAAAGCACGAGATGCTTGACCGCATCCTCGCTTTTATGGAAAAAGAACTTTCAAAAGGGCGGCAGGCTTATGTGATTTGTCCGTTAATAGAAGAATCGGAAAAGCTTGATGTTCAAAATGCGATTGATGTATACAATCAATTAACTGGCTATTTTCAAGGTCGATATAGAGTAGGGCTGATGCATGGCAGGCTGCATTCTGAAGAAAAAGAAGCAGTCATGAAAGCTTTCAGTAAGAATGAAGTTCATATCCTTGTTTCAACAACTGTCATTGAAGTTGGCGTCAATGTTCCGAATGCTACTGTGATGGTTATTTATGATGCAGAACGCTTTGGGCTTGCCCAGCTCCACCAGCTTCGCGGCAGGGTTGGAAGAGGCAGTGAACAATCTTATTGTATTTTGCTTGCCGATCCAAAAACGGAAGTTGGAAAAGAAAGAATGCGGATTATGACAGAAACAAATGACGGTTTTGTGCTCAGCGAAAAAGACCTTGAACTTCGCGGACCGGGTGACTTTTTTGGCAAAAAACAAAGTGGGCTTCCGGAATTTAAAGTTGCTGACATGGTCCATGACTACAGGGCGCTTGAAACGGCGAGAAATGATGCTGCAAGACTGATTCAAATGAAAGAATTTTGGGAGTTCCCTGAATATGCCTGCCTACGAAACCATCTATATCAATCCGGTGCTTTATCAGGCGAAAAACTTGATTAA
- the fapR gene encoding transcription factor FapR, which yields MRRSKKERQQLLSETIKENPFVTDEELAEKFSVSVQTIRLDRLELSIPELRERIKSVAEKRFENEVRSLPIEEVIGEIIDIELDKSAISIFDVKKEHVFSRNKIARGHHLFAQANSLAVAVINDELALTAKANIQFTRSVKENERVIAKAKVTKIDQESGRTFVEVNSYVNNELVFKGQFEMFRSKNKKG from the coding sequence ATGAGGCGAAGCAAGAAAGAACGGCAGCAGTTGTTATCTGAAACAATTAAGGAAAATCCGTTTGTAACAGATGAGGAATTAGCAGAAAAATTTTCTGTAAGTGTCCAGACCATTCGATTGGACAGGCTGGAGCTGTCGATTCCTGAGTTAAGAGAACGAATAAAAAGTGTTGCTGAAAAGCGCTTTGAAAATGAAGTAAGATCACTTCCGATTGAAGAAGTAATCGGTGAGATTATTGATATAGAATTAGATAAAAGCGCCATTTCCATTTTTGATGTGAAAAAGGAACATGTATTCAGCAGGAATAAAATCGCGAGAGGACATCATTTGTTTGCTCAGGCCAATTCTCTGGCCGTTGCTGTTATCAATGATGAATTGGCTTTAACAGCAAAAGCGAATATTCAGTTTACGAGATCGGTTAAAGAAAACGAGCGGGTTATTGCAAAAGCAAAAGTAACAAAAATTGATCAGGAAAGCGGCCGAACATTTGTAGAAGTGAATAGTTATGTCAATAATGAACTTGTGTTCAAAGGCCAGTTTGAGATGTTCCGGTCAAAAAATAAAAAAGGATGA
- the plsX gene encoding phosphate acyltransferase PlsX — MKLAIDAMGGDHAPKEIVLGALKAVNAFHDIHITLVGDEQKIREYLNDHERIEVHHTDEVILGTDEPVRAVRRKKNASMVVAAKLVADGHADACISAGNTGALMAAGLFVVGRIKGIERPALAPTLPTIGGEGFIMLDVGANADAKPEHLLQYAIMGSIYSEKVRGISKPRVGLLNIGTEEKKGNELTKQSFELLHNADIHFIGNVEARDLLEGAADVVVTDGFTGNMVLKTIEGTALSLFKMLKSALTASIKSKLAAAVLKPDLVKLKSKMDYSEYGGAGLFGLKAPVIKAHGSSDANAVFHAIRQAREMVNKNVTGTIIETIEFKLPQFQDER; from the coding sequence ATGAAATTGGCAATCGATGCAATGGGAGGCGACCATGCCCCTAAAGAAATTGTGCTTGGAGCATTGAAAGCGGTAAACGCTTTTCATGATATACATATTACTCTTGTCGGTGATGAGCAGAAAATCAGAGAGTATTTAAATGATCATGAAAGAATTGAAGTTCATCATACAGATGAAGTCATTTTAGGTACTGATGAACCGGTACGGGCAGTAAGAAGAAAAAAGAATGCTTCCATGGTGGTTGCTGCAAAACTGGTAGCAGATGGACATGCGGATGCGTGCATTTCTGCAGGCAATACGGGAGCTCTGATGGCAGCTGGACTTTTTGTTGTTGGACGAATTAAAGGAATTGAACGACCGGCATTGGCGCCAACTTTACCGACCATTGGCGGTGAAGGATTCATAATGCTCGATGTCGGCGCCAACGCTGACGCTAAGCCTGAGCACCTTCTTCAATATGCGATCATGGGTTCAATCTATAGTGAAAAGGTAAGAGGAATTTCCAAACCGAGAGTTGGCCTCCTTAATATTGGGACAGAAGAAAAAAAAGGAAATGAATTAACAAAGCAATCTTTTGAATTGCTGCATAATGCCGATATTCATTTTATCGGGAACGTAGAAGCACGCGACTTATTGGAAGGAGCTGCTGATGTTGTCGTCACTGATGGATTTACAGGAAATATGGTGTTAAAGACGATTGAAGGAACTGCATTGTCACTGTTTAAAATGCTAAAAAGCGCTTTGACGGCAAGTATAAAAAGCAAGCTGGCAGCAGCAGTCCTAAAGCCTGACTTAGTTAAGCTTAAAAGCAAAATGGATTACTCTGAGTATGGCGGTGCCGGTTTATTTGGCTTGAAGGCACCGGTTATAAAAGCGCATGGTTCCTCAGATGCGAATGCAGTTTTTCACGCCATCCGCCAGGCGCGGGAAATGGTTAATAAAAATGTAACAGGCACAATAATAGAAACAATAGAATTCAAGCTGCCGCAATTCCAAGATGAACGTTGA
- the fabD gene encoding ACP S-malonyltransferase, which translates to MGKIAFLFPGQGSQTVGMGKALAESDSTIMEIFERADETLNFKLSNIIFEGPQEELTLTTNAQPALLTTSIAILQYFKKSGINPDFVAGHSLGEYSALVAAGAFSFEEGVRAVRKRGEYMEEAVPNGEGTMAAVLGLDRETLTEVTASVTAAGHTVQLANLNCPGQIVISGSKQGVELAGQKAKEKGAKRVIPLEVSGPFHSVLMKPAAEKFQSVLNEMSIKDAKVPVISNVTANPMTAASEIKEKLIEQLYSPVLWEDSVRKMIELGVDTFIEMGPGKVLTGLVKKVERSVKTFAVSDEDSFKAVIEVMKEEF; encoded by the coding sequence ATGGGTAAAATTGCATTTCTTTTTCCAGGACAAGGTTCGCAAACTGTCGGTATGGGCAAAGCTCTTGCTGAATCCGACAGCACTATTATGGAAATCTTTGAGCGAGCCGACGAAACTTTAAACTTTAAGTTATCAAACATTATTTTTGAAGGCCCGCAGGAAGAACTAACATTAACAACAAATGCCCAGCCTGCTTTATTAACAACGAGTATTGCCATTCTTCAATATTTTAAAAAGTCCGGAATCAACCCCGATTTTGTTGCCGGACATAGTCTTGGAGAGTATTCAGCACTTGTTGCTGCAGGGGCTTTTTCATTTGAAGAAGGCGTCCGGGCTGTCAGAAAAAGAGGAGAATATATGGAGGAAGCCGTTCCAAACGGAGAAGGAACAATGGCAGCCGTACTTGGTCTAGACCGCGAAACCCTAACAGAAGTAACTGCTTCAGTAACGGCGGCCGGACATACTGTTCAGCTAGCCAATTTGAATTGTCCGGGACAAATTGTGATTTCCGGCTCAAAACAAGGTGTTGAATTAGCTGGCCAAAAAGCAAAAGAAAAAGGCGCAAAAAGGGTCATTCCATTGGAAGTAAGCGGACCGTTCCATTCAGTCTTAATGAAACCTGCTGCTGAAAAATTTCAATCGGTGCTCAATGAAATGAGCATCAAGGATGCAAAGGTGCCTGTTATTTCAAATGTAACAGCTAACCCAATGACAGCTGCTTCTGAAATAAAGGAAAAGCTCATTGAACAATTATATTCTCCAGTATTATGGGAAGATTCTGTCCGTAAAATGATTGAACTCGGTGTAGACACATTTATTGAAATGGGTCCCGGAAAAGTATTAACAGGTCTTGTAAAAAAAGTTGAACGATCTGTTAAAACATTTGCAGTATCTGATGAAGACAGCTTTAAAGCTGTGATCGAAGTGATGAAGGAGGAATTCTAA
- the fabG gene encoding 3-oxoacyl-[acyl-carrier-protein] reductase gives MKLEGKAALVTGASRGIGREIALELARQGADVAVNYSGSEAKANQVVEEIKALGRNAFAVQCNVADSESVSNMVKVTIETFGKLDILVNNAGITKDNLLMRMKEEEWDEVININLKGVFLCTKAVTRQMMKQRSGRIINISSIVGVSGNPGQANYVAAKSGVIGLTKTAAKELASRGITVNAVAPGFITTDMTDKLADDIKAEMLKQIPLAKLGEPSDVAKVVAFLASDDSRYMTGQTLHVDGGMVM, from the coding sequence ATGAAATTAGAAGGAAAAGCGGCCCTTGTAACAGGGGCTTCTAGAGGAATAGGGCGTGAGATTGCACTTGAATTGGCAAGACAAGGGGCGGATGTAGCAGTTAATTATTCAGGAAGCGAAGCAAAAGCGAATCAGGTAGTCGAAGAAATTAAAGCACTTGGCAGAAATGCTTTTGCTGTTCAATGCAATGTTGCTGATTCAGAATCTGTTTCAAACATGGTGAAAGTGACAATTGAAACTTTTGGAAAGTTGGACATCCTTGTAAATAACGCAGGAATTACAAAAGATAACCTTTTGATGAGGATGAAGGAAGAGGAATGGGATGAAGTAATTAATATAAATCTTAAAGGTGTCTTTCTTTGCACAAAGGCTGTCACTAGACAGATGATGAAACAGCGAAGCGGGAGAATTATAAATATTTCTTCCATAGTCGGCGTCAGCGGAAATCCCGGGCAGGCAAATTATGTGGCGGCAAAATCGGGTGTCATTGGATTAACAAAAACAGCTGCCAAAGAACTGGCTTCCAGAGGAATCACGGTTAACGCAGTTGCACCTGGCTTCATAACGACTGATATGACTGACAAATTGGCTGATGACATTAAAGCCGAAATGCTGAAACAAATTCCTCTGGCAAAATTAGGCGAACCGAGTGATGTTGCAAAAGTAGTTGCATTTCTTGCCTCTGACGACAGCCGTTACATGACAGGCCAGACTCTGCACGTTGACGGCGGTATGGTCATGTAA
- a CDS encoding acyl carrier protein, with product MADVLERVTKIIVDRLGVDESQVTLEASFKDDLGADSLDVVELVMELEDEFEMEISDDDAEKIATVGDAVNYIKSRM from the coding sequence ATGGCAGATGTATTAGAACGTGTTACAAAGATCATTGTAGATCGCCTTGGTGTTGATGAATCTCAAGTGACTCTTGAGGCATCTTTTAAAGATGATCTTGGTGCCGATTCCCTTGATGTAGTTGAACTTGTTATGGAATTAGAGGACGAGTTCGAAATGGAAATTTCTGACGATGATGCTGAAAAAATTGCTACAGTGGGTGACGCTGTAAATTACATAAAAAGCCGAATGTAA